The following DNA comes from Candidatus Omnitrophota bacterium.
CCATTTTCTCCTGCGCTTTTTTACTGGCCTTATCAACCGCTATGCGCACATCGGCGCCTTTGCGTTTTGCCACACCGACTTTTCCCGCGCCGTCACCGACGACACAGAGAGCCGTGAAAGACATCCTTTTGCCGCCTTTCACGACCTTTGACACTCTGGATATATCCACGGTTTTTCGTATCAGATCATCTTCTTTTTTGCGAACAAAATTCATTTTGCCTTCCTAAAACTTCAGGCCGCCTTTTCTGGCGCCCTCCGCTACCGCTTTGATCACGCCGTGATATTTGTATCCGGCCCTGTCAAACACTATCTTCTCCACTCCCAGTTTCCTGGCTTTCTCAGCTATTTCCATTCCGGCGGAGCCGGCTTCTTTTTTACTTTTGACACAGCCGGTGATAACTTTTAACTTTATATCATCCACGAGGCTGACGAACACATTCCTGTTGCTTTTGGTCACGACAATGCGGAGGGTGTCTATAATGCCCTTTTTCAACTTTTTCACCACATGCGCGTGACGGCGTTCTCTTTTTATTTTTTTAATATTCTTTGTCATTTTGCATCCCCTGACCCGGCCGCGGACTTCCCTGATTTCTTCCTGACGATCTCGCCGTCATAACGTATCCCTTTGCCTTTGTAGGGCTCAGGCGGCCGAAGAGCGCGGATTTCCGCGGCTGTTTTGCCGAGTATCTCTTTATCAAAGGAGGTCAATGTCAAAGCCGTCTTCACGGCCACGGCTTTCACTTCTTTGGGCAGCTGAAAGATCACATCACTGGAATAACCGCAGGCCACCGTAAGCTCCTGGCCTTTTACAGTAAAACCGTAACCCACACCCAATATATTCAGTTTTTTTTCAAAACCTTCATGGACGCCCTTTACCATACTGCGCACTATGGACGAGATTGTACCGAGCATCATCTTCCCGAAATTACTGTTTTCCGTTTTTTCAAAAGTGAGTTTGCCGTCGGCAGAGACAACCTTCACCACGGATGCGAATTTTTTGGTCATCTCACCCTTCGGGCCCTTGACTTTTATGCATGTGCCGCCGTCGGTCAGCTGCACTTCCACACCACTGGGTATCACAACCGGGACTTTTGCTATTCTGCTCATATCACCAGAGGTAACAAATAACCTCGCCTCCGCAATTTGCTTTTTGGGCAGCTTCTCCGTCCATAACCCCGCGGGATGTAGACATAATACATATGCCGTACCCTTCAAAAACAACAGGAATATCTTTAACCGCGGCATATTTTCTGCCGCTGAGCTTTGACACCCTCTCGGCTCCGCGCATGGCAGGTTTTTTGCCTTCATATTTCGGGAATATTCTGAAGAACCCCTGTTTGCTGTCAGTGATCTTCTTAAAATTATCAACAAACCCCTTGTTTTCCATGATCTTGAGAATATCTCCCAATATCTTGGACGCGGGGAAATCTATATATGTCTTATTTCTCAGCAAGCCATTTTTGAAAGCCGCCAAAAAATCAGCGATCGGATCCTGACTCATTCTAACACTCCCTTTAATTTTCTCATTTTCGGTTCGACTTCGTACTTCAACAAGCTCAGTATCCTGAGTGAAATCGAAGGACTCACCA
Coding sequences within:
- a CDS encoding 50S ribosomal protein L18; protein product: MTKNIKKIKRERRHAHVVKKLKKGIIDTLRIVVTKSNRNVFVSLVDDIKLKVITGCVKSKKEAGSAGMEIAEKARKLGVEKIVFDRAGYKYHGVIKAVAEGARKGGLKF
- a CDS encoding 50S ribosomal protein L6, which translates into the protein MSRIAKVPVVIPSGVEVQLTDGGTCIKVKGPKGEMTKKFASVVKVVSADGKLTFEKTENSNFGKMMLGTISSIVRSMVKGVHEGFEKKLNILGVGYGFTVKGQELTVACGYSSDVIFQLPKEVKAVAVKTALTLTSFDKEILGKTAAEIRALRPPEPYKGKGIRYDGEIVRKKSGKSAAGSGDAK
- the rpsH gene encoding 30S ribosomal protein S8, yielding MSQDPIADFLAAFKNGLLRNKTYIDFPASKILGDILKIMENKGFVDNFKKITDSKQGFFRIFPKYEGKKPAMRGAERVSKLSGRKYAAVKDIPVVFEGYGICIMSTSRGVMDGEAAQKANCGGEVICYLW